The Coriobacteriia bacterium genome contains a region encoding:
- a CDS encoding UvrD-helicase domain-containing protein, which translates to MMFRPTPAQGEAIRTLQGELFIAAGAGSGKTAVLARRFAEAVARGTPAERALAITFTRKAAAELEARIRRVLRYEHARPDAALAMGEAWVSTIHGFCSRLLRRHALEARLPPGFRVADEIETGLLREAAFEEAVSTRERDAGVGALLARFGAARLRATVPALHARLRSMGVAPDDLPLAEPPALREVLGRALAAIEAVLSAHPTPAANATQRDNAAALEAVARALREAGALAGERAAGAVIEARAACRLSRRCRATAGAIQEASEVLDELEDAARLAGIQPHRRALRGLLREFGERYSEGKRRAGVLDQDDLQEAAERLFRRRPDVAEEYARRFELIMVDEFQDTNALQVRVIEPIRRGDLCVVGDERQAIYSFRNADVEVFRQVRAGIDRTVSLDVNFRSRPPLLGFVNALFGAEELFGAGHEPLVPGGPASPTPPESAPCAEVLAVAREGWEGVSWREAEARALARRIRSLVREDGVPPGGVAVLLRALTGAAPYLAALEAEEVPALVAGGGSFASQPEALEMESLLAVAALPHDEEQFATLLLGDMIGLSGGAVLQLRELAEDRGMWAAVTAAAAGEGALPAGDRQRVRALRDAVEALRGECHRRGLGEALVRAIRILGLREALSGRGAAGERAWANVRKLVREAETFGRDETPDAGAFVERLRAWRLYGRSGQAPPPEAAEAVRIMSVHSAKGLEFPVVAVADLGRQVPSVEDLAIAVMRPGGPAWSLALPRSRTGEDGYVPMEHARMRAEEQQRRLAEEKRLLYVACTRGEERLILSGATSLDKGERDDRPIGWVRGALGLAEAVGEPGEREAGGARYVLEVVRPEDEPDAAPAREAPTHPRPSTPPVPSPPPGPAAAEAENAPEEPVENPQPEEPAAGPASLSFTALHTFTECPYRFYVERVAGLRAPGRDAGPMAFGSAAHAALETLGEQPLTDARIDAIASVHGLPSEEIPRLAAAVRAFAGSPLAARAEAEERIGREVPFAVMLDGTPLTGAMDLVSWFGERVLVVDYKTGAGDGTGDRSGGEAYRLQAECYALALLESGAGEVEVAFVALERGSRITSSRFRSSDAARLRERLEGLARDALGGPYRPRPRYDRRVCGGCPALGGLCPVRRPRRRPRGAA; encoded by the coding sequence GTGATGTTCCGCCCGACGCCGGCCCAAGGCGAGGCGATCCGGACGCTGCAAGGCGAACTGTTCATCGCTGCGGGAGCAGGTTCCGGCAAGACGGCGGTGCTGGCGCGGCGCTTCGCCGAAGCCGTCGCACGCGGGACGCCGGCGGAGCGCGCCCTGGCGATCACGTTCACGCGTAAGGCGGCTGCCGAGCTCGAGGCCCGCATCCGGCGCGTCCTCCGCTACGAGCACGCCAGGCCGGACGCGGCCCTGGCCATGGGGGAAGCGTGGGTCTCGACCATCCACGGCTTCTGTTCGCGGCTCCTGCGAAGGCACGCCCTCGAGGCCCGCCTGCCTCCCGGGTTCCGCGTCGCCGACGAGATCGAGACCGGTCTGCTGCGGGAGGCGGCCTTCGAGGAAGCGGTCTCGACGCGCGAGCGCGACGCGGGGGTCGGGGCTCTCCTCGCGCGATTCGGCGCCGCACGCCTGCGCGCGACGGTGCCGGCGCTGCACGCCAGGCTGCGATCGATGGGAGTCGCCCCGGACGATCTGCCCCTTGCGGAGCCGCCCGCGCTGCGGGAGGTCCTCGGCCGCGCACTCGCCGCGATCGAAGCCGTCCTCTCGGCTCACCCGACCCCCGCGGCCAACGCGACGCAGCGCGACAACGCGGCCGCGCTGGAGGCGGTCGCGCGCGCGCTGCGCGAGGCGGGGGCCCTTGCCGGCGAGCGGGCCGCCGGGGCCGTGATCGAGGCCAGGGCGGCGTGCCGCCTCTCCAGGCGATGCCGCGCCACGGCCGGAGCGATACAGGAGGCCTCGGAGGTCCTGGACGAGCTCGAGGACGCGGCCAGGCTCGCCGGTATCCAGCCGCACCGCCGTGCCCTCAGGGGGCTGCTGCGCGAGTTCGGCGAGCGGTACTCCGAGGGGAAGCGGCGAGCCGGAGTGCTCGACCAGGATGACCTGCAGGAGGCCGCCGAACGCCTCTTCCGGCGCAGACCCGATGTAGCGGAGGAGTACGCGCGGCGCTTCGAGCTGATCATGGTCGACGAGTTCCAGGACACCAACGCGCTGCAGGTGCGCGTGATCGAGCCGATCCGCAGGGGCGACCTGTGCGTCGTGGGTGACGAGCGCCAGGCCATCTACTCGTTCCGCAACGCCGACGTCGAGGTGTTCCGCCAGGTGCGGGCCGGCATCGACCGCACCGTGTCGCTGGACGTGAACTTCCGGTCGCGCCCGCCACTCCTCGGCTTCGTCAACGCGCTCTTCGGCGCCGAAGAGCTCTTCGGCGCCGGGCACGAGCCGCTGGTCCCCGGCGGCCCTGCGAGCCCCACACCGCCCGAGAGCGCCCCGTGCGCGGAGGTGCTGGCGGTGGCCCGCGAGGGGTGGGAGGGCGTCTCGTGGCGGGAGGCCGAGGCCCGCGCACTCGCGCGTCGGATCCGCTCCCTGGTGCGAGAGGACGGCGTGCCGCCCGGCGGCGTCGCCGTGCTCCTGCGGGCGCTCACCGGTGCGGCGCCCTACCTCGCCGCCCTGGAGGCCGAGGAGGTGCCGGCACTCGTGGCCGGCGGCGGCTCCTTCGCGTCGCAGCCCGAGGCGCTCGAGATGGAGTCACTGCTGGCGGTTGCGGCGCTGCCGCACGACGAGGAGCAGTTCGCCACCCTGCTGCTCGGCGACATGATCGGGCTCTCCGGCGGTGCCGTGCTCCAGCTTCGGGAGCTGGCCGAGGACCGCGGAATGTGGGCCGCCGTGACCGCTGCGGCGGCGGGGGAGGGCGCGCTGCCCGCGGGCGACCGGCAGCGGGTACGGGCGCTGCGCGACGCGGTCGAGGCGCTGAGGGGCGAATGCCACCGGCGCGGATTGGGAGAGGCCCTCGTGAGGGCGATCCGGATCCTCGGCCTGCGAGAGGCCCTGTCCGGCAGGGGGGCGGCGGGCGAGCGCGCGTGGGCGAACGTGCGCAAGCTCGTGCGAGAGGCCGAGACGTTCGGGCGGGACGAGACGCCGGATGCGGGCGCGTTCGTGGAGCGGCTTCGCGCGTGGCGCCTGTACGGGCGGTCGGGGCAGGCTCCGCCGCCGGAAGCGGCTGAAGCGGTCCGCATCATGTCGGTCCATTCCGCCAAGGGTCTCGAGTTCCCGGTCGTGGCGGTGGCCGACCTCGGACGGCAGGTCCCGTCCGTGGAAGACCTCGCGATAGCCGTCATGCGACCCGGTGGGCCCGCGTGGTCCCTCGCCCTGCCGCGCTCGCGGACGGGCGAGGACGGCTACGTGCCGATGGAGCATGCGCGCATGCGAGCGGAGGAGCAGCAGCGCCGGCTCGCCGAGGAGAAACGGCTGCTGTACGTCGCGTGCACGCGTGGCGAGGAGCGGCTGATCCTCTCGGGGGCCACGTCGCTGGACAAGGGCGAGCGAGACGACCGTCCCATCGGGTGGGTGCGGGGCGCGCTGGGTCTGGCGGAGGCGGTGGGCGAGCCGGGGGAGCGGGAGGCGGGGGGAGCGCGCTACGTCCTCGAGGTCGTCAGGCCGGAGGACGAGCCGGACGCCGCGCCCGCTCGCGAGGCGCCGACGCACCCGAGACCTTCCACGCCGCCGGTACCCTCGCCGCCGCCGGGGCCCGCGGCAGCGGAGGCGGAGAACGCGCCGGAGGAGCCGGTGGAGAACCCGCAGCCGGAAGAGCCTGCGGCGGGACCGGCCTCGCTGTCCTTCACCGCGCTGCACACCTTCACTGAGTGCCCGTACCGCTTCTACGTCGAGCGCGTCGCCGGGCTTCGCGCTCCCGGCCGCGACGCCGGCCCGATGGCGTTCGGGTCGGCGGCCCACGCAGCGCTCGAGACGCTCGGCGAGCAGCCGCTCACCGACGCGCGCATCGATGCGATCGCGTCCGTGCACGGGCTGCCCTCCGAGGAGATCCCCCGCCTCGCCGCGGCCGTGCGGGCCTTCGCCGGCTCGCCGCTCGCGGCTCGCGCGGAGGCCGAAGAGCGAATCGGCCGCGAGGTGCCCTTCGCCGTCATGCTCGACGGGACGCCGCTGACGGGCGCTATGGACCTCGTGTCCTGGTTCGGGGAGCGCGTGCTCGTCGTCGACTACAAGACCGGCGCCGGCGATGGTACCGGTGACCGCTCCGGCGGGGAGGCGTACCGCCTCCAGGCCGAGTGTTACGCGCTCGCGCTGCTCGAGAGCGGGGCCGGTGAGGTCGAGGTCGCCTTCGTCGCCTTGGAGCGCGGGTCGCGCATCACCTCGTCGCGGTTCCGATCCTCCGACGCGGCGCGCCTGCGCGAGCGGTTGGAGGGACTCGCCCGCGACGCACTTGGAGGGCCCTACCGGCCCAGGCCGCGCTACGACCGTCGCGTGTGCGGAGGCTGCCCCGCGCTCGGGGGCCTGTGCCCGGTCAGGCGCCCTCGGCGCCGCCCTCGCGGCGCTGCCT